One genomic window of Pseudomonas chlororaphis subsp. piscium includes the following:
- the istA gene encoding IS21 family transposase, with amino-acid sequence MRKIREVLRLKFDAGLSVRKIAASLRISSGSAGNYLHRFNACGLTWPTALSDVELERCLFPPAPTVPSDQRPMPDWAWARAELRRPGVTLALLWQEYRLSHPQGFQYSWFCEHYRLWAAKVDVVMRQEHRAGEKLFVDYAGQTVPVIDRQTGEIRQTQIFVAVLGASSYTFAEATWSQKLPDWLGSHARCFAFLGGTSQILVPDNLRSGVTKAHRYEPDINPSYRDLAEHYGVDVLPARARKPRDKAKVEVGVQVVERRILAALRNRQFFSLGELNTAISALLDRLNQRPFKKLTGSRRSAFEAIDQPVLQPLPEQLYVYAEWKKVRVHIDYHVEVDGHYYSVPYQLVKHQLEVRLTAQTVECFHANQRVASHLRSQHKGRHTTQTEHMPKSHREHAEWTPQRLIRWAEQTGPNTAGVIAYILERRIHPQHGFRACLGILRLSKQHGEERLEAACQRALALGACSYKSLESILRQVLERLPLGQQNLPLLPEEHINLRGPGYYH; translated from the coding sequence ATGCGTAAAATCCGAGAGGTACTACGCCTAAAGTTCGACGCCGGCCTGTCCGTGCGCAAGATCGCCGCCAGCCTTCGCATCAGCAGCGGCAGTGCCGGCAATTATCTGCATCGCTTCAACGCCTGCGGACTTACTTGGCCGACGGCATTGTCGGACGTTGAACTGGAACGATGTCTGTTCCCGCCAGCACCGACGGTTCCCAGCGATCAACGCCCGATGCCTGACTGGGCATGGGCTCGCGCGGAGCTGCGCCGCCCCGGCGTCACCTTGGCCCTGCTCTGGCAAGAGTACCGACTCAGCCACCCACAAGGCTTCCAGTACAGTTGGTTCTGCGAGCACTACCGGCTCTGGGCCGCCAAGGTCGATGTGGTCATGCGCCAGGAGCATCGCGCAGGCGAAAAGCTGTTCGTCGACTACGCCGGCCAAACCGTGCCGGTCATCGACCGGCAGACCGGGGAGATCCGCCAAACGCAGATCTTCGTTGCCGTGCTCGGCGCCTCCAGCTACACCTTCGCCGAGGCCACCTGGTCGCAGAAACTCCCCGACTGGTTGGGCTCGCACGCTCGCTGCTTTGCCTTTCTCGGCGGCACATCGCAGATACTGGTACCCGACAATCTGCGCAGCGGCGTCACCAAAGCGCATCGCTACGAGCCGGACATCAACCCCAGCTATCGCGATCTGGCCGAGCACTACGGCGTGGACGTGCTGCCTGCCCGAGCCCGTAAACCCAGGGACAAAGCCAAGGTCGAAGTTGGCGTCCAGGTGGTCGAGCGCCGGATCCTCGCGGCCTTGCGCAACCGCCAGTTCTTCTCGCTGGGCGAACTCAACACAGCGATAAGCGCACTGCTGGATCGGCTCAACCAACGCCCCTTCAAGAAGCTGACCGGCTCGCGCCGCTCGGCCTTCGAGGCCATCGACCAGCCCGTACTGCAACCGCTGCCGGAACAGCTGTACGTCTACGCCGAATGGAAAAAGGTACGGGTGCACATCGACTACCATGTCGAAGTCGACGGCCATTACTACTCGGTGCCGTACCAGTTGGTGAAGCATCAACTCGAAGTGCGGCTGACCGCGCAGACGGTCGAGTGCTTCCACGCCAACCAGCGCGTGGCCAGCCACCTGCGCTCACAGCACAAAGGCCGCCACACCACTCAGACCGAGCACATGCCCAAGAGCCATCGCGAGCACGCCGAATGGACGCCGCAACGGTTGATCCGCTGGGCAGAACAGACCGGGCCGAACACTGCCGGCGTCATCGCCTACATCCTCGAACGCCGAATCCATCCGCAGCACGGCTTCCGCGCCTGTCTGGGCATCCTTCGCCTGAGCAAACAGCACGGCGAAGAGCGGCTGGAAGCCGCTTGCCAGCGTGCGCTGGCACTGGGCGCGTGCAGTTACAAAAGCCTCGAATCGATCCTGCGCCAAGTCTTGGAGCGATTACCACTGGGTCAGCAAAACCTGCCACTGCTGCCCGAAGAACACATCAATTTGCGTGGCCCCGGCTACTACCACTGA
- a CDS encoding DUF5993 family protein, with amino-acid sequence MYMFLPFLIALLSAASIFFGKKRTGFWLWGALLIVSLVWFNYHSTDLLNLSF; translated from the coding sequence ATGTATATGTTTTTGCCGTTTTTAATTGCTCTGCTGAGCGCGGCTTCTATATTTTTCGGGAAAAAGCGAACAGGGTTCTGGCTGTGGGGGGCTTTATTGATTGTCAGTCTGGTATGGTTTAACTACCACTCAACCGATCTCCTTAACTTATCCTTTTGA
- the pgsA gene encoding CDP-diacylglycerol--glycerol-3-phosphate 3-phosphatidyltransferase: MNIPNLITVLRVLLIPIFILLFYLPYSWSYMAASSVFAFAAATDWLDGYLARRLEQSTPFGAFLDPVADKLMVAVALVLLVQEHGNLWLTLPAAVIIGREIVVSALREWMAELGARAQVAVSNMGKWKTAAQMLALVILLANPPAFTFWVLLGYALLLIAGGLTLWSMLQYLRAAWPHLKTDVEKK, encoded by the coding sequence ATGAATATCCCTAATCTGATCACCGTTCTACGCGTTCTGCTCATCCCGATCTTCATTTTGCTGTTTTACCTGCCTTATAGCTGGAGCTACATGGCCGCCAGTTCCGTCTTCGCGTTCGCCGCGGCCACCGACTGGCTCGATGGCTACCTGGCGCGGCGTCTGGAGCAAAGCACGCCGTTCGGGGCTTTCCTCGATCCGGTGGCCGACAAGTTGATGGTGGCGGTGGCCCTGGTGCTGTTGGTGCAAGAGCACGGCAACCTGTGGCTGACCCTGCCGGCGGCGGTGATCATAGGACGCGAAATCGTCGTTTCCGCCCTTCGCGAGTGGATGGCCGAACTGGGCGCCCGCGCGCAAGTGGCGGTGTCCAACATGGGCAAATGGAAAACCGCCGCGCAGATGCTGGCGCTGGTGATCCTGCTGGCCAACCCACCGGCCTTCACTTTCTGGGTGTTGCTGGGTTATGCCTTGTTGCTGATCGCCGGAGGGCTGACCCTGTGGTCCATGCTGCAGTACCTGCGCGCCGCCTGGCCGCATCTGAAGACCGATGTGGAAAAGAAATAA
- the gacA gene encoding response regulator transcription factor GacA, protein MIRVLVVDDHDLVRTGITRMLADIDGLQVVGQAESGEESLLKARELKPDVVLMDVKMPGIGGLEATRKLLRSHPDIKVVAVTVCEEDPFPTRLLQAGAAGYLTKGAGLNEMVQAIRLVFAGQRYISPQIAQQLVFKSFQPSSESPFDALSEREIQIALMIVGCQKVQIISDKLCLSPKTVNTYRYRIFEKLSISSDVELTLLAVRHGMVDASA, encoded by the coding sequence TTGATTAGGGTGCTAGTAGTCGATGACCATGATCTCGTTCGTACAGGTATTACACGAATGTTGGCTGACATCGATGGCCTGCAAGTGGTCGGTCAGGCCGAGTCAGGGGAGGAATCCCTGCTCAAGGCCCGAGAATTGAAACCCGATGTGGTCCTCATGGACGTCAAGATGCCCGGGATCGGCGGTCTTGAAGCCACGCGCAAATTGTTGCGCAGTCACCCGGATATCAAAGTCGTGGCCGTCACTGTGTGTGAAGAAGATCCGTTCCCGACCCGCTTGCTACAAGCGGGCGCGGCGGGTTACCTGACCAAGGGCGCGGGCCTCAATGAAATGGTGCAGGCCATCCGTCTGGTGTTTGCCGGCCAGCGTTACATCAGCCCGCAGATTGCCCAGCAACTGGTGTTCAAGTCATTCCAGCCGTCCAGTGAATCGCCGTTCGACGCCTTGTCGGAGCGCGAGATCCAGATTGCGCTGATGATTGTCGGCTGCCAGAAAGTGCAGATCATCTCCGACAAGCTGTGCCTGTCTCCGAAAACCGTGAATACCTACCGTTACCGTATCTTCGAGAAGCTCTCGATCAGCAGCGATGTCGAACTGACGTTGCTGGCGGTTCGCCACGGCATGGTCGATGCCAGTGCCTGA
- the uvrC gene encoding excinuclease ABC subunit UvrC has protein sequence MTDPFDPSAFLSTCSGRPGVYRMFDSDARLLYVGKAKNLKSRLASYFRKTGLAPKTAALVGRIAQIETTITANETEALLLEQTLIKEWRPPYNILLRDDKSYPYVFLSDGEFPRFSIHRGAKKQKGKYFGPYPSAGAIRESLSLLQKTFMVRQCEDSYYKNRTRPCLQYQIKRCKAPCVGLVEAEVYAEDVRHSVMFLEGRSNALTDELSAGMEQAASTLDFEKAAELRDQISLLRRVQDQQSMEGGSGDVDVVAAFVNPGGACVHLISVRGGRVLGSKNFFPQVGIEEEVAEVMSAFLGQYFLSSPERDLPSELIVNVVHEDFPTLITAIQALRGRELSISHRVRGTRARWQQLAVTNAEQALSARLANRQHVAARFEALAEVLNLDEPPQRLECYDISHSSGEATVASCVVFGPEGPLKSDYRRYNIEGVTAGDDYAAMHQALTRRFSKLKDGEGKLPDILLVDGGKGQLSMARDVLNELAVPDLILLGVAKGATRKAGFETLYLNDAAHEFTLKGDSPALHLIQQIRDEAHRFAITGHRARRGKTRRTSTLEGVAGVGPKRRRDLLKHFGGLQELSRASIDEIAKAPGISKKLAELIYANLHSE, from the coding sequence ATGACCGACCCGTTTGATCCCAGTGCTTTTCTTTCCACCTGCAGTGGCCGTCCCGGCGTGTATCGCATGTTCGACAGCGATGCGCGCCTGCTCTACGTCGGTAAAGCCAAGAACCTGAAGAGCCGCCTGGCCAGCTACTTCCGCAAGACTGGCCTGGCGCCGAAGACGGCTGCCCTGGTGGGGCGCATCGCGCAGATCGAAACCACCATCACCGCCAACGAAACCGAGGCCCTGCTGCTCGAGCAGACGCTGATCAAGGAGTGGCGGCCGCCGTACAACATCCTGTTGCGCGACGATAAGTCCTATCCCTATGTGTTTCTGTCGGACGGTGAGTTTCCGCGTTTCAGCATCCATCGCGGGGCGAAAAAGCAGAAGGGCAAGTACTTCGGCCCGTACCCCAGCGCCGGGGCCATCCGCGAGAGCCTGAGTCTGCTGCAAAAGACTTTCATGGTTCGCCAGTGCGAGGACAGCTACTACAAGAACCGCACCCGGCCGTGCCTGCAGTATCAGATCAAGCGCTGCAAGGCACCGTGCGTCGGCCTGGTGGAGGCCGAGGTGTACGCCGAAGATGTGCGCCACTCGGTGATGTTCCTCGAAGGGCGCAGCAATGCCCTGACCGATGAACTGTCAGCCGGCATGGAGCAGGCGGCCAGTACCCTGGACTTCGAGAAAGCCGCCGAACTGCGCGACCAGATCTCCCTGCTGCGGCGGGTGCAGGACCAGCAGAGCATGGAAGGCGGCAGCGGCGATGTGGACGTGGTGGCGGCCTTCGTCAACCCGGGCGGCGCCTGCGTGCACCTGATCAGCGTGCGTGGCGGTCGGGTGCTGGGCAGCAAGAACTTCTTTCCCCAGGTGGGTATCGAGGAGGAGGTGGCCGAGGTCATGTCGGCGTTCCTCGGCCAGTACTTTCTCAGCAGCCCCGAGCGCGACCTGCCCAGCGAGCTGATCGTCAACGTGGTCCACGAAGACTTCCCGACCCTGATCACCGCGATCCAGGCCTTGCGCGGTCGCGAGCTGAGCATCAGCCACCGGGTGCGCGGCACGCGGGCGCGCTGGCAGCAACTGGCAGTGACCAACGCCGAGCAGGCCCTGAGCGCGCGCCTGGCCAACCGGCAGCATGTGGCGGCACGTTTCGAAGCCCTGGCCGAAGTGCTGAACCTGGACGAACCGCCGCAACGCCTGGAGTGCTACGACATCAGTCACTCCAGCGGCGAGGCGACCGTGGCCTCCTGCGTGGTGTTTGGCCCGGAAGGGCCGCTGAAGTCCGATTACCGGCGCTACAACATCGAAGGCGTCACCGCCGGCGACGACTATGCGGCGATGCACCAGGCCCTGACCCGGCGCTTCAGCAAACTCAAGGACGGCGAGGGCAAACTGCCGGACATCCTGCTGGTGGACGGCGGCAAGGGCCAACTGTCCATGGCCCGCGATGTGCTCAACGAGCTGGCGGTACCCGACCTGATCCTGCTGGGGGTGGCCAAGGGCGCGACGCGCAAGGCCGGTTTCGAGACCCTCTACCTCAATGATGCGGCCCATGAGTTCACCCTCAAGGGCGACTCACCGGCGCTGCACCTGATCCAGCAGATCCGCGACGAGGCTCACCGTTTCGCGATCACCGGCCACCGCGCGCGCCGCGGCAAGACCCGCCGCACCTCGACCCTCGAAGGCGTGGCCGGCGTCGGCCCCAAGCGCCGCCGCGACCTGCTGAAGCATTTTGGCGGATTGCAGGAGCTGTCCCGCGCAAGTATCGACGAAATCGCCAAGGCACCGGGGATCAGTAAAAAGCTCGCTGAACTGATTTATGCGAACTTGCATAGTGAGTAG